One stretch of Pseudoalteromonas shioyasakiensis DNA includes these proteins:
- a CDS encoding class II fumarate hydratase, whose protein sequence is MSQFRTESDSMGELQVPADALYQAQTQRAINNFKISGLAMPKQFITALAYIKQAAAQSNAALGHLNQGKAKAIEQACQEIIDGKHFSEFPVDVFQTGSGTSSNMNANEVIATLASQLANETIHPNDDVNMGQSSNDVIPTAIAVSSAINIIYELFPKLDKLSQSLQNKQAEVGHIVKTGRTHLMDAMPVSFAQTLAAWQLQVDHAMTGIRQALERVCELAQGGTAVGTGINADPAFAGQFCQHLSENLGIRFSPSKNFFYNIGSQDAIVALSGQLKVLAVAQMKIANDLRWMNSGPLAGLGEIELQALQPGSSIMPGKVNPVIPEAAAMVSAQVIGNDATITVAGQAGNFELNVMLPVIALNILQSIELLANSSEALADKAITSFKVNQSNVDKALAKNPILVTALNPVIGYSKAAKIAKLAYQEGRPIIDVAAEHTDISREELSELLNPAKLTQGGL, encoded by the coding sequence ATGAGCCAATTTAGAACCGAATCAGATAGCATGGGCGAACTACAAGTCCCAGCAGACGCTTTGTATCAAGCTCAAACGCAACGTGCTATCAACAATTTTAAAATTAGTGGCTTAGCCATGCCTAAGCAATTTATCACAGCCCTCGCCTATATTAAGCAAGCCGCCGCACAAAGTAACGCCGCATTAGGTCACTTGAACCAAGGCAAAGCGAAAGCAATTGAGCAAGCATGCCAAGAAATCATCGATGGTAAACACTTTTCAGAGTTTCCTGTTGATGTATTTCAAACCGGCTCTGGCACTAGCTCTAATATGAATGCCAATGAGGTAATAGCGACACTGGCAAGCCAACTGGCAAACGAAACTATTCACCCCAATGATGACGTGAATATGGGACAAAGCTCAAATGATGTGATCCCCACAGCAATTGCTGTAAGTAGCGCTATTAACATCATTTATGAACTATTTCCTAAACTAGATAAACTCAGTCAAAGCTTGCAAAACAAGCAAGCCGAAGTCGGCCATATTGTTAAAACTGGTCGCACTCATTTAATGGATGCCATGCCAGTAAGTTTTGCGCAAACATTAGCTGCATGGCAGTTACAAGTCGATCACGCCATGACAGGTATTCGCCAAGCACTAGAGCGGGTTTGTGAACTTGCACAAGGTGGTACAGCCGTTGGTACTGGTATCAATGCCGATCCAGCGTTTGCCGGTCAGTTTTGTCAGCACTTAAGTGAGAATTTAGGTATTCGCTTTAGCCCGAGCAAAAACTTCTTTTATAACATAGGTTCACAAGATGCTATTGTAGCGCTTTCGGGTCAGCTTAAGGTATTAGCCGTAGCACAGATGAAAATAGCCAATGACCTGCGCTGGATGAACTCAGGCCCTCTTGCAGGTCTTGGTGAAATCGAGCTTCAAGCCTTACAGCCTGGTTCATCAATTATGCCAGGTAAAGTAAACCCAGTAATCCCTGAAGCTGCAGCTATGGTCAGCGCACAAGTTATTGGCAATGACGCCACTATTACTGTGGCTGGTCAAGCTGGTAATTTTGAACTTAATGTGATGCTACCTGTGATTGCCTTAAACATTCTGCAAAGTATCGAACTGCTGGCTAATAGCAGTGAGGCACTTGCAGATAAAGCGATTACCAGCTTTAAAGTAAACCAGAGCAATGTTGATAAAGCACTCGCCAAAAACCCAATTCTGGTTACGGCACTTAATCCGGTGATCGGCTATAGCAAAGCAGCTAAAATTGCCAAATTAGCTTATCAAGAAGGCCGTCCAATTATTGATGTTGCTGCAGAACATACTGATATCTCACGTGAAGAATTGAGTGAGTTACTCAACCCAGCCAAACTAACACAAGGCGGTTTGTAA
- a CDS encoding PspA/IM30 family protein, whose translation MSILKKLFTAVRGGAREAGQAVVDANGIRIFEQEIADAQNALQRAKKSLTEVMAKEMQTKRKISALDASIAEHEAYAGQALEKGNEALALEIAEKIGDFEAEKAEHEEVLAGFSNHIVQLKQQVKEAEKSIKENQRQLTMVKTTESVQQATMAVNSTLNTNSSSMTSARESLERIKQRQQDRQDQLGAAKQLEADTNGDDLKAKMAEAGIGDTNPKSADILARIKAKQNS comes from the coding sequence ATGAGTATTTTAAAGAAACTATTTACAGCTGTACGTGGTGGCGCTCGTGAAGCAGGACAAGCAGTTGTTGATGCAAACGGTATCCGTATCTTTGAACAAGAAATTGCTGATGCACAAAATGCCTTACAACGCGCTAAGAAAAGCCTTACCGAAGTAATGGCAAAAGAGATGCAAACTAAGCGTAAAATTAGCGCACTAGATGCATCAATTGCAGAACATGAAGCGTATGCAGGTCAAGCACTTGAAAAAGGTAACGAAGCGTTAGCATTAGAAATCGCAGAAAAAATTGGTGATTTCGAAGCTGAAAAAGCAGAGCACGAAGAAGTGTTAGCTGGCTTTAGTAACCACATTGTGCAACTAAAGCAGCAAGTTAAAGAAGCTGAAAAGTCGATTAAAGAAAACCAACGTCAATTAACGATGGTTAAAACGACTGAAAGTGTGCAGCAAGCAACAATGGCTGTTAACAGCACGCTAAATACTAATAGTTCATCAATGACATCAGCACGCGAGTCTCTAGAGCGTATTAAACAACGCCAGCAAGACCGTCAAGACCAGTTAGGTGCGGCTAAGCAATTAGAAGCTGATACTAACGGCGATGATTTAAAAGCGAAAATGGCTGAAGCGGGTATCGGCGATACCAACCCAAAAAGCGCAGATATTTTGGCGCGTATTAAAGCAAAACAAAATAGCTAA
- a CDS encoding aminotransferase class V-fold PLP-dependent enzyme produces MNKDDFVIPQGGYLLNHSVGRPLKSAEQHFHQQFFAAWQNENKEPWQQWLQGVEAFTSSLAKLFNSQKELFCPQVNLSSGLTKLLMSHPRLQQENCKVLMAESDFPSMGFAMQKALPESAEIVFIGKHEDLTDAHVWQSYLANNEIDLVFISHVYSNTGQQAPIREIINIAKQHNTLTLLDVAQSAGILEVDLTKLDADFMLGSSVKWLCGGPGAAYLWVNSNQLSFCRPQDVGWFSHQNPFEFDIKHFAYHQTALRFWGGTPSVAPYILASHSINYFAELGIAKVRAHNLAMLAQFHEQLADYMRSPKQADKCSGTAIMHFGEQQAAVKAALEAANIAVDERHLGLRVSAHIYNDQQDINTFITTVKSVLD; encoded by the coding sequence ATGAACAAAGACGATTTTGTAATTCCACAAGGCGGCTATTTGCTTAACCACTCTGTTGGGCGACCTTTAAAATCAGCTGAGCAGCACTTCCATCAGCAGTTTTTTGCAGCTTGGCAAAATGAAAATAAAGAACCATGGCAACAGTGGCTGCAAGGTGTCGAGGCATTTACAAGCAGTCTCGCTAAGTTATTTAACTCGCAAAAGGAGTTGTTTTGCCCGCAAGTTAATTTATCGAGTGGCTTAACCAAGCTTTTGATGTCACACCCGCGACTTCAGCAAGAAAACTGCAAAGTGTTGATGGCAGAAAGTGATTTTCCAAGTATGGGCTTTGCAATGCAAAAAGCTTTACCTGAAAGTGCAGAAATCGTGTTTATTGGAAAACATGAAGATTTAACCGATGCTCACGTTTGGCAGTCATATTTAGCGAATAATGAAATTGATTTAGTTTTCATTAGCCATGTTTATTCAAACACAGGCCAGCAAGCACCTATCCGTGAAATTATAAATATAGCAAAGCAACACAACACATTGACTTTGCTTGATGTTGCACAGTCTGCGGGGATTCTAGAGGTTGACTTAACTAAGCTTGATGCCGATTTTATGCTGGGCTCAAGCGTGAAATGGTTATGTGGTGGACCTGGTGCTGCTTATTTATGGGTTAACAGCAACCAACTTTCATTTTGTCGGCCACAAGATGTTGGCTGGTTTTCTCATCAAAACCCATTTGAATTTGATATTAAGCACTTTGCTTATCATCAAACCGCGTTGCGCTTTTGGGGGGGAACACCTTCAGTTGCACCTTATATTTTGGCTTCGCATAGTATTAATTACTTTGCAGAGCTGGGTATTGCGAAAGTACGAGCGCATAACTTAGCAATGCTCGCACAGTTTCATGAGCAATTAGCTGATTATATGCGCTCACCAAAGCAAGCTGATAAATGCTCTGGAACTGCCATTATGCATTTTGGTGAGCAACAAGCGGCTGTTAAAGCAGCGCTTGAGGCTGCGAATATTGCTGTTGATGAGCGTCACTTAGGTTTAAGAGTCTCTGCTCATATTTATAATGATCAGCAGGATATAAACACTTTTATTACGACTGTGAAAAGCGTTTTAGATTAA
- a CDS encoding N-acetyltransferase has translation MSEFSHRWFNQISEIDAALWQSFFDDTPFTDHAFLAALEQSGCVSEESGWQPMHLAIYQQEQVIALLPGYLKHHSYGEYVFDWAWAEAYQQHGLEYYPKWLCGVPFTPIAGQRVSINYADPTEVYAYIQHILTATAAQLDWSGWHINFCHQQQATALTSDTVMQRHGVQFQWFNEGYKCFEDFLASLTARKRKSLKKERAKITEQQIAVEWIEGADISKQHMQQFSHFYRQTYLKRSGHNGYLNTAFFELLQQSMADKLVLMFAKYQGEVIAATLSFKDQNCLYGRYWGTNYELDSLHFELCYYQGIEYCIANKLKQFHSGAQGEHKISRGFKPVYTYSLHHIQHGDFAAAISDFIIRERQHMALYKAQCESLLPFKQQ, from the coding sequence ATGAGTGAGTTTAGCCACCGCTGGTTTAATCAAATAAGCGAGATTGATGCTGCTCTTTGGCAGTCATTTTTTGATGATACACCCTTTACTGATCACGCTTTTTTAGCGGCTCTAGAACAAAGTGGCTGTGTGAGTGAAGAGTCGGGCTGGCAACCCATGCACTTAGCAATTTACCAGCAAGAACAGGTCATAGCCTTACTACCCGGGTATCTAAAACATCATTCTTATGGTGAATATGTATTTGACTGGGCTTGGGCTGAAGCCTACCAACAGCATGGCTTAGAGTATTACCCTAAATGGCTTTGCGGCGTGCCATTCACGCCTATTGCTGGGCAAAGAGTTAGTATTAACTATGCTGATCCTACTGAAGTCTATGCTTACATTCAGCACATACTCACGGCAACAGCAGCGCAGTTAGACTGGTCAGGTTGGCATATAAATTTTTGCCACCAGCAGCAAGCGACTGCATTAACTAGCGACACCGTAATGCAACGTCATGGCGTGCAGTTTCAGTGGTTTAATGAAGGCTATAAATGCTTCGAGGATTTTTTAGCTTCACTCACCGCAAGAAAGCGTAAATCGCTCAAAAAAGAACGCGCTAAAATAACTGAACAGCAGATAGCCGTAGAATGGATCGAAGGTGCTGACATCAGCAAACAGCACATGCAGCAATTTAGTCATTTTTACCGCCAAACCTATTTGAAGCGCTCAGGCCACAATGGTTATTTGAATACCGCTTTTTTCGAGTTATTACAGCAAAGCATGGCCGACAAACTGGTGCTAATGTTCGCTAAATATCAAGGAGAGGTGATTGCCGCCACACTCAGCTTTAAAGATCAGAACTGTTTATATGGTCGTTACTGGGGAACGAACTATGAGCTCGATAGTTTGCACTTTGAGCTTTGCTATTACCAAGGCATTGAATACTGCATTGCCAACAAACTAAAACAGTTCCACTCTGGCGCGCAAGGTGAGCATAAAATAAGTCGAGGTTTTAAGCCTGTATATACCTATTCACTGCATCATATTCAGCACGGTGATTTTGCAGCTGCCATCAGTGATTTTATAATTAGAGAACGCCAACATATGGCGCTCTATAAAGCCCAATGCGAAAGCTTACTGCCTTTTAAACAGCAATAA
- a CDS encoding DUF2170 family protein — protein MELNELSIKLASFETEGVSFESFLIANEGEQDVLQVIVDGNDELPIFVTQTEEQLLCISYLFAENEVQADMRNELNETLLRLNVPIPLSAFAKIDDKYAIFGALSVNSSFDDITHELVTLADNAIDALEAVTIYLND, from the coding sequence ATGGAATTAAATGAACTATCAATCAAACTGGCTTCTTTTGAAACAGAAGGTGTGAGCTTTGAGTCTTTCTTGATTGCCAACGAAGGTGAACAAGATGTGTTACAAGTTATCGTCGATGGGAATGATGAGTTACCTATCTTTGTTACTCAAACAGAAGAGCAATTACTGTGTATTAGCTACCTGTTTGCTGAAAACGAAGTACAAGCAGATATGCGTAATGAGTTAAACGAAACGTTACTACGTTTAAATGTGCCAATTCCATTAAGCGCATTTGCAAAAATTGATGACAAATACGCTATTTTTGGCGCGCTATCGGTTAATTCATCGTTTGATGATATTACCCATGAGTTGGTAACACTGGCTGACAATGCGATTGATGCACTTGAAGCCGTGACCATTTATTTAAACGATTAA
- a CDS encoding Lrp/AsnC family transcriptional regulator: protein MKLDKKDQQLLNALQDNARTSVSELAHSVSLSDTPCLRRIKKLESANVISGYHAAINPKAVDLNVSVYAFVRLNQNSVAAAEQFEQQVEKLDHVLECSVISGSYDYLLKIIAADLESYESFVKHKLGSIDCIANIESTVVLKQAFTKRHLPLA from the coding sequence ATGAAATTAGATAAAAAAGACCAACAATTACTTAATGCTTTACAAGATAATGCAAGAACTTCTGTCTCGGAGCTAGCCCATTCTGTCAGCCTGTCAGATACTCCTTGCCTGCGCCGTATTAAAAAACTCGAATCAGCGAATGTGATCAGTGGCTACCATGCTGCCATCAATCCTAAAGCGGTTGATTTAAATGTGTCTGTGTATGCCTTTGTACGCCTAAACCAAAACTCAGTTGCCGCTGCTGAGCAATTTGAACAACAAGTTGAGAAACTTGATCATGTACTTGAGTGTTCTGTTATCTCAGGTAGTTATGATTATCTTCTAAAGATTATTGCCGCTGATTTAGAAAGTTATGAAAGCTTTGTGAAACATAAGCTAGGTAGTATTGATTGTATTGCTAACATCGAGTCGACGGTGGTCTTAAAACAAGCTTTCACGAAGCGTCATTTACCGCTAGCTTGA
- a CDS encoding DUF938 domain-containing protein produces the protein MDKPFSQACENNKLPILNVLEEFFSDVTNVLEVGSGTGQHSVHFATHLAHLQWHCSDREVNHPGILEWHQEAELSNLHAPLTLDLNDPWPVETVNAIFTANTMHIISWPLVESFFQGVAKHLAAKGKLCIYGPFKYQGKYTSASNAEFDAFLKQQDENSAIRDFEAICQLAEQAGLTFVEDVQMPANNQLLLFKRQ, from the coding sequence ATGGATAAACCCTTCTCTCAAGCCTGTGAAAACAACAAATTACCTATTTTAAACGTATTAGAAGAGTTCTTTTCTGATGTGACGAATGTATTAGAGGTAGGCTCTGGTACGGGGCAACATAGTGTGCATTTTGCAACGCATTTAGCACATTTGCAGTGGCATTGTAGTGATCGCGAGGTTAATCACCCTGGGATTTTAGAGTGGCATCAAGAAGCTGAACTATCTAACTTGCATGCGCCATTAACACTCGACCTCAATGATCCTTGGCCTGTTGAAACAGTGAATGCTATTTTTACTGCGAATACGATGCACATTATTAGCTGGCCGCTTGTGGAGAGCTTTTTCCAAGGTGTAGCAAAGCATTTAGCGGCTAAAGGTAAATTGTGTATTTATGGGCCATTTAAGTATCAAGGTAAGTATACCAGTGCCAGCAATGCTGAATTTGATGCTTTTTTAAAACAGCAAGATGAAAATAGTGCCATTCGTGATTTTGAAGCGATTTGCCAACTCGCTGAGCAAGCTGGCTTAACCTTTGTTGAAGATGTGCAAATGCCTGCAAACAACCAATTATTGCTGTTTAAAAGGCAGTAA
- a CDS encoding alpha/beta fold hydrolase, whose protein sequence is MKFINLVAISWAISGLFSSPLMAQQQTCLTQLEDQALMMKSKREGLFREPLPRTHSTFSYNIEQAFSDYLTAAYLQISSENPRASLPCPVYTDTYQQLVAQGARPANATVADLISPFELKQADSRKAVLLIHGLTDSPFTYHDLAQVYYQQGYTVRTILLPGHGTAPAALRDINADDWQKASVYAIERTLKDFDQVILGGYSTGAALVIDYLTQGPVDNKITAAMLFSPASEPHNKNGWLAKWVDAIPFVNWIDKDADLDFAKYESFPFSAASASHEAMSRISLDELRYRQQPNVAIFSTFSDVDTTIDNQATFKLLAKLHDPKTRKNNQLDRLVYYGDDNNIPASFPADYHIIRDDCDTDDCKKIKGMSHIGIVNKPSNPYYGRKALYRNCGSYLDDDTLYTACKYQEDIVMGERTAENLQAHKPFARLTFNPYFDKLAMHISSFIKDSESAAQ, encoded by the coding sequence ATGAAATTCATCAACTTAGTTGCTATCTCTTGGGCCATCAGTGGGCTATTTAGCAGCCCATTAATGGCACAGCAACAAACCTGCCTTACTCAGCTTGAAGACCAAGCACTAATGATGAAAAGTAAACGCGAAGGGCTGTTTAGAGAGCCATTACCACGCACCCATAGCACTTTTAGCTATAATATCGAGCAAGCATTTAGTGACTATTTAACCGCTGCGTACCTGCAAATTAGCAGCGAAAATCCGCGTGCTAGTTTGCCATGCCCTGTTTATACCGACACCTATCAGCAGCTTGTTGCACAAGGCGCTCGACCAGCAAACGCGACTGTTGCCGATTTAATAAGCCCATTCGAACTAAAACAGGCCGATAGCCGTAAAGCCGTACTCTTAATCCATGGTTTAACCGACTCACCCTTTACCTATCACGACCTTGCACAAGTGTATTATCAACAAGGGTATACGGTACGCACAATTTTACTACCAGGGCATGGTACCGCTCCCGCAGCACTCAGAGACATAAATGCCGATGATTGGCAAAAGGCCAGTGTGTATGCCATTGAACGCACATTAAAAGACTTTGATCAGGTGATTTTAGGGGGCTACTCAACCGGTGCTGCACTGGTTATTGATTACTTAACTCAAGGCCCTGTCGATAATAAAATTACTGCTGCTATGTTGTTTTCACCGGCAAGCGAGCCACACAATAAAAACGGTTGGCTGGCGAAATGGGTCGATGCAATTCCATTTGTGAATTGGATTGATAAAGACGCGGATCTTGATTTTGCCAAGTATGAGTCGTTTCCATTTAGTGCAGCCTCAGCTAGCCACGAAGCAATGAGCCGTATCAGCCTTGATGAGCTTCGTTATCGTCAACAGCCTAATGTAGCAATATTTAGCACCTTTAGTGATGTTGACACCACGATAGATAACCAAGCAACCTTTAAATTACTAGCTAAACTGCACGACCCAAAAACGCGCAAAAATAATCAGCTTGATCGCCTTGTATACTATGGTGACGACAATAACATCCCAGCCAGCTTTCCTGCTGATTACCACATAATCCGTGATGACTGCGATACAGATGATTGTAAAAAAATCAAAGGGATGTCACATATTGGTATCGTTAATAAACCCAGCAACCCTTACTATGGCCGTAAAGCTTTGTACCGAAATTGCGGCAGCTATTTAGATGACGATACGCTTTATACAGCCTGCAAATACCAAGAAGACATCGTGATGGGTGAGCGCACAGCCGAAAATTTACAAGCACACAAACCCTTTGCACGACTCACGTTTAACCCTTATTTCGATAAGCTCGCTATGCATATCAGCAGTTTCATTAAAGATAGTGAATCGGCAGCACAATGA
- a CDS encoding DUF1864 family protein gives MTENTKAFDSWLRTRFVEINSELEKLYWQQDDKANVEGVGEDLKRQLEQEGNEHIRALLAEGNTDEGFDNAFDLLGNVGLYMAACRRHEITEPSRETTSPLVEASALAMHIGASIGVTPRFATAHLTTHNKAVDGLYKRFTDLEDEKIFVDYNTKGILAYKRAADALLKIQPLGISHPIAADLLAVAKQALLDVIESNNALYNKLDTDRFFYCVRPYYKPYRVGKEVYRGANAGDFAGINVIDLLLGLCFANEPSYSQMLVDKFLYMMPEDQQILRESMRMTSIMDDFLAAEAERDSEWLQTNLKLFIQVCKLHGDTAIGHHNQLVSKYIAQPSQKMQQQHMDKVTASGPPLHMLLNSLEQLRDRRAAAKRDDIRTRFDDLTKLKQWIK, from the coding sequence GTGACTGAGAACACAAAGGCATTTGATAGCTGGCTTCGCACCCGATTTGTTGAGATCAATAGCGAGCTAGAAAAACTATATTGGCAACAAGACGATAAAGCGAATGTAGAAGGTGTAGGTGAAGACCTTAAACGTCAATTAGAGCAAGAAGGTAATGAGCATATTCGTGCCTTACTTGCAGAAGGTAATACCGATGAAGGCTTTGACAACGCCTTCGATTTATTAGGTAATGTTGGTTTGTATATGGCGGCATGCCGTCGTCATGAGATTACAGAGCCTTCTCGTGAAACAACCTCCCCCCTTGTCGAAGCCTCAGCACTGGCAATGCATATTGGTGCATCTATTGGTGTAACCCCGCGTTTTGCAACGGCGCATTTAACCACCCACAATAAAGCGGTTGATGGTTTGTATAAGCGCTTTACTGACCTTGAAGATGAGAAAATCTTTGTTGATTACAATACCAAGGGTATTTTAGCGTATAAGCGTGCGGCGGATGCTTTATTAAAAATTCAACCATTGGGCATATCGCACCCTATAGCAGCAGATTTACTCGCAGTGGCAAAGCAAGCACTGCTAGATGTTATTGAGTCGAACAATGCGTTATACAACAAGCTTGATACAGACCGCTTTTTCTATTGTGTACGCCCGTATTACAAGCCGTATCGAGTAGGAAAAGAGGTGTATCGTGGTGCTAATGCTGGTGATTTTGCGGGCATAAATGTCATTGATTTATTACTTGGTCTTTGTTTTGCAAATGAACCTAGTTACTCGCAAATGCTGGTGGATAAATTCTTGTATATGATGCCTGAAGATCAGCAAATTTTGCGTGAAAGCATGCGTATGACAAGTATTATGGATGATTTTTTAGCTGCAGAAGCTGAGCGCGATAGCGAATGGCTACAAACTAATTTAAAGCTGTTTATTCAAGTGTGCAAACTGCATGGTGATACTGCGATTGGGCATCATAATCAATTGGTTAGTAAATACATTGCACAACCTTCACAGAAAATGCAGCAACAGCATATGGATAAAGTCACAGCCAGTGGGCCTCCTTTACACATGTTACTTAACTCACTAGAGCAGTTACGAGATCGTCGTGCGGCAGCAAAACGTGATGATATTCGCACCCGTTTTGATGATTTAACTAAATTAAAACAGTGGATTAAGTAA
- a CDS encoding polyamine aminopropyltransferase has product MSTTTSAPSRANLLGHDFLLITVMAVLAGCGLIYEYLLSHYAGRVLGSVESAIYAMIGTMIVAMGIGAFLARWFKDAFTAFAWLESIIALVGMGCILAIASVIAVSYSLPHIFSEIFNLPADTVLNGYVFEKLQEWSRFLPYVFGLLLGLLIGMEIPLIARIRQQVYGRFLENNAGTIYGADYIGAGVGAAIWVSIMLAMPIMQAAAWTALFNIIAGLVFLWRYHQHVRFAKLLLVCHVLLLMFFALVLVLGTSWMKNLSNVLYKDKVIYSQATKYQHLVLTERLSRNQPNAITDLYLNGRLQFSSVDEQIYHSMLVYPAMLASNRHDRVLIIGGGDGLALRDVLKWPVKHVTLVDLDGQLLNLFGNEVGEYDAPEEIRTRLTALNKHSMSDPRADIRIADAFLEVEAMLAKGMRFDTILIDLPDPNHPDLNKMYSDYFYNHVRQLLAPDGAVAVQSTSPYHAKKAFLSIAKTMKAAGFGYVEQYQQNIPSFGQWGWTIATTAGKSASQRIRETNELPVPSRWVSKEYLLASFVFPNHFFEQVNTIEVNRLGSGTLYDYYRQAWQVETELYKN; this is encoded by the coding sequence GTGTCTACTACAACAAGCGCCCCAAGTAGGGCCAATCTACTTGGGCATGACTTCCTATTAATAACTGTTATGGCCGTACTCGCTGGGTGCGGCCTTATTTATGAATATCTGCTATCTCATTATGCAGGTCGGGTTCTAGGCTCGGTCGAGAGCGCCATTTATGCCATGATTGGTACCATGATTGTCGCTATGGGTATCGGTGCTTTTTTAGCGCGTTGGTTTAAAGATGCATTTACTGCTTTTGCTTGGCTTGAGAGTATTATTGCTTTGGTCGGCATGGGCTGTATTTTAGCGATTGCTAGCGTTATCGCTGTGAGTTATTCATTGCCGCATATCTTCTCTGAAATTTTTAACCTGCCTGCGGATACTGTCCTTAACGGCTATGTATTTGAAAAGCTACAGGAGTGGTCACGTTTCTTACCCTATGTGTTTGGCCTATTACTCGGGCTATTAATTGGTATGGAGATCCCTTTGATCGCGCGTATTCGCCAGCAGGTTTATGGTCGCTTTTTAGAAAATAATGCGGGTACTATTTACGGGGCTGATTATATTGGCGCCGGTGTCGGTGCTGCGATTTGGGTAAGCATTATGCTTGCAATGCCAATTATGCAAGCGGCAGCTTGGACGGCGTTGTTTAATATTATTGCTGGTCTGGTGTTTTTATGGCGCTATCATCAACATGTTCGCTTCGCTAAGTTATTGTTGGTTTGCCATGTACTGTTGTTGATGTTTTTTGCACTTGTGCTCGTGCTTGGCACCAGCTGGATGAAAAACCTCAGCAATGTTTTATACAAAGATAAAGTCATATACTCGCAAGCAACCAAGTATCAGCACTTAGTGTTAACCGAGCGTTTAAGTCGCAATCAGCCGAATGCAATTACTGATCTTTACCTCAATGGCCGTCTACAGTTCTCAAGTGTGGATGAGCAAATTTATCATTCAATGCTTGTGTATCCTGCTATGTTGGCTTCAAATCGTCATGACCGCGTGTTGATCATCGGGGGTGGTGACGGGCTTGCATTGCGCGATGTTTTGAAGTGGCCAGTAAAGCATGTCACCTTGGTTGATTTAGATGGTCAGTTGTTAAACTTATTTGGCAATGAGGTCGGTGAATATGACGCGCCAGAGGAAATAAGAACACGGTTAACAGCGCTAAATAAGCATTCTATGAGTGATCCTCGCGCTGATATTCGCATTGCAGATGCCTTTTTAGAAGTTGAAGCTATGTTGGCAAAAGGCATGCGCTTTGACACTATTTTGATTGACCTACCAGACCCTAACCATCCTGACCTTAATAAGATGTACAGTGACTATTTTTATAATCATGTGCGTCAGTTGTTGGCGCCTGATGGGGCTGTGGCTGTGCAATCAACATCGCCTTATCATGCGAAAAAAGCGTTTTTAAGTATTGCTAAAACAATGAAAGCAGCTGGCTTTGGTTATGTTGAGCAATACCAACAAAATATTCCTTCGTTTGGTCAATGGGGTTGGACAATCGCGACCACGGCTGGCAAATCAGCAAGTCAGCGAATTCGTGAAACTAACGAATTACCAGTGCCATCTCGTTGGGTAAGTAAAGAATATTTATTGGCTTCTTTTGTGTTTCCGAATCATTTTTTTGAACAAGTAAACACGATAGAAGTCAATAGATTAGGTTCTGGAACCTTATATGATTATTACCGCCAAGCGTGGCAAGTTGAAACCGAATTGTACAAAAATTGA